One region of Danio aesculapii chromosome 7, fDanAes4.1, whole genome shotgun sequence genomic DNA includes:
- the znf16l gene encoding zinc finger protein 16-like, protein MSRKRNHCYMETGASSESQGAFVDNAGPFSRDEEDFSELEPDEQLVCSVTEITEHLGRNITVVLESALSEIRKLVGVRIRVLKMELREKSDEIELLKAKLESAEKDGRVSNFSSLDFRKSEHQKYGAEPKKAKTGTPVVKKENINAICDYLMKDKNQRGAAEVESDHSNQAFGSERDVRTEAQPHGSLSLWPDSGPADTDAETDIFSMLPSASKRMYDYEWMTGVELNSAEFKGDSETKCEDVPPMDEEDENEDSEEGRGSLRSVSDHFPLDTQGSPREDRSSPAEDSMDRMEPGQPFSSHTFICPFCGTLCPDSSFLEEHIKLMHHGESLLQSTSAGSSSQAEGDSGEAGPASRGAREKKVEGGYECGDCGRHFNYLGNLRQHQRIHTGEKPFVCPECGERFRHTARLKSHRLSHSGAQSPFPCPQCGKGFPVLSGLKRHQRVHTGESPYACPQCGRRFKELGNLYTHMRIHSGATPYTCYQCGRSFRHLGTYKSHRCMPATQMPSEHSPPWAQEDKVQTG, encoded by the exons ATGAGCCGAAAAAGGAACCACTGCTACATGGAAACAGGAGCGTCCTCGGAGTCCCAGGGCGCGTTTGTAGACAACGCCGGCCCGTTCAGCCGGGACGAGGAGGATTTCTCCGAGCTCGAGCCCGACGAGCAGCTGGTGTGTTCGGTGACCGAGATCACGGAGCATCTGGGCAGGAACATCACTGTGGTGCTGGAGTCTGCGCTGTCCGAGATCCGCAAGCTGGTCGGTGTGCGGATCCGTGTCCTGAAGATGGAGCTCCGCGAGAAATCCGACGAGATCGAGCTGCTCAAGGCCAAGCTAGAGTCGGCGGAGAAAGACGGGAGGGTCTCCAACTTCAGTAGCCTGGATTTCAGAAAATCCGAGCACCAGAAATACGGTGCCGAGCCGAAGAAAGCCAAAACCGGGACGCCCGTAGTGAAGAAGGAGAACATCAATGCGATCTGCGACTACCTGATGAAGGATAAGAACCAGCGCGGGGCTGCCGAAGTGGAGAGCGACCACAGCAATCAGGCCTTTGGCTCTGAACGGGACGTCCGGACCGAAGCGCAGCCGCACGGCTCTCTGAGCCTGTGGCCGGACAGCGGACCCGCGGACACCGACGCTGAGACGGACATCTTCAGCATGCTGCCATCCGCCAGTAAACGCATGTATGATTACGAGTGGATGACAGGAGTGGAACTCAACTCAGCCGAGTTTAAAG GTGATTCTGAAACAAAATGTGAAGATGTTCCTCCCATGGATGAGGAAGATGAAAATGAAGACTCAGAAGAAGGCAGAGGAAGTCTGAGGTCAGTGTCTGACCATTTTCCTCTGGACACTCAGGGCTCCCCGCGAGAAGACAGGAGCAGCCCAGCAGAGGACAGTATGGATAGAATGGAGCCAG GTCAGCCATTCTCCTCCCACACCTTCATCTGCCCGTTCTGTGGCACTCTCTGCCCAGACTCCTCTTTCCTGGAGGAGCACATCAAGCTTATGCACCACGGCGAGAGCTTGCTGCAGTCCACGTCAGCTGGCTCTTCCTCTCAGGCGGAGGGTGACTCGGGTGAGGCGGGACCTGCTAGCAGGGGTGCACGTGAGAAGAAAGTGGAGGGGGGATATGAGTGCGGTGACTGTGGCCGTCACTTCAACTATTTAGGCAACCTGCGGCAGCACCAGCGCATCCACACTGGTGAGAAGCCCTTTGTTTGTCCTGAGTGTGGAGAGCGTTTTCGGCACACCGCGCGACTTAAGAGCCACCGCCTGAGTCACAGCGGAGCCCAAAGTCCTTTTCCTTGCCCACAATGTGGAAAGGGATTCCCAGTGCTGTCCGGACTTAAACGGCACCAGCGCGTGCATACAGGAGAGAGTCCGTACGCTTGTCCTCAGTGCGGCCGCAGGTTTAAAGAGCTAGGCAATTTATACACGCACATGCGCATTCACAGCGGTGCTACGCCCTACACCTGCTACCAGTGTGGGCGGAGCTTCAGACATCTGGGCACCTATAAGAGTCACCGCTGTATGCCAGCCACACAGATGCCCAGTGAACACAGTCCGCCGTGGGCACAAGAAGACAAGGTGCAAACTGGGTAA